A region of Ignatzschineria larvae DSM 13226 DNA encodes the following proteins:
- a CDS encoding c-type cytochrome translates to MMIGAQAMAVNLAEADPERFAMVDQEGHDLGWYTVPSDLEILKEPNAKEIMYGKLLLNETKRMLPENTGATMNCNSCHIAEGKANYGAPYLTTSHQYPKVMPRSGKMVDLVGRINGCFQRSMNGKPLNPESREMQAMIAYMDWLSQSQPKGAKVDVVNAGPIEELTPNPENGRLVYEQHCATCHGDQGEGLKDKRGNLIFPPLWGPESFNIGAGMARTYKAASFVKYNMPMAVQKEGAWGQGHVLTDQEAVDVSEYFTHLPRPDFPGKVNDWPNGKKPKDARY, encoded by the coding sequence ATGATGATAGGCGCTCAAGCGATGGCAGTGAACTTAGCAGAAGCTGATCCTGAGCGCTTTGCAATGGTGGATCAAGAGGGTCATGATCTTGGTTGGTATACAGTACCCTCTGATCTTGAGATCTTAAAAGAACCGAATGCGAAAGAGATTATGTATGGGAAATTACTGCTAAATGAAACTAAGCGAATGTTACCTGAAAATACTGGCGCAACGATGAACTGTAATAGTTGTCATATTGCTGAAGGAAAGGCGAATTATGGTGCGCCATACCTTACAACTTCCCATCAATATCCGAAGGTGATGCCACGTTCTGGCAAAATGGTAGATTTAGTCGGTCGTATCAATGGCTGCTTCCAACGTTCGATGAATGGTAAGCCGCTGAATCCTGAGTCAAGAGAGATGCAAGCGATGATCGCTTATATGGATTGGCTCAGTCAATCGCAACCTAAAGGTGCGAAAGTGGATGTCGTGAATGCCGGACCTATCGAAGAGTTAACGCCAAATCCTGAAAATGGCCGCCTTGTTTATGAGCAACATTGTGCAACCTGTCATGGTGATCAAGGGGAAGGGCTTAAGGATAAACGAGGAAATTTGATCTTCCCACCACTTTGGGGGCCTGAATCTTTCAATATCGGTGCCGGTATGGCGAGAACTTATAAAGCAGCTAGCTTTGTGAAATACAATATGCCAATGGCGGTACAGAAAGAGGGCGCTTGGGGACAAGGTCATGTATTAACCGACCAAGAAGCGGTAGATGTCTCTGAGTATTTTACCCACTTACCAAGACCTGATTTCCCAGGTAAAGTCAACGACTGGCCGAATGGTAAAAAGCCAAAAGATGCGCGCTATTAA
- a CDS encoding c-type cytochrome — protein sequence MKKIISWLIAICVIGFIAVYAGAALVVKSRKAPEPDNATAITYNDELIARGEYIARLSDCAACHTVPGEAEYSGGLAMQTPFGAIYSTNITPDAETGIGNYSLTEFINAVKHGVRKDDSPLYPAMPYTSYTIMPDEDMEALYAYFMEAVPAVKKANAPTTFPWIVSMRWPVAYWQLLFSPIRDFEPNPALSDIENHGAYIVEGPGHCGACHTPRGLAYEEKALSNNSNLYLSGAVIDGWRAKSLRGEVQGLKLWDEAEIVEFLKTGRTDKVIAFGAMADVVQHSSQYWSDQDLNATAAYLKQLSPAPNKMLELPKKEDTTTDLLLSGEYSDPGAILYVEHCYACHRADGDGVPRIFPALNLNSAVLANNAHSVIQVTLEGGKMPDTPADRMAFTMPAFNHLSDDEVATIINFIRNSWNNTAPEVKPEEVAEIREFLRNKAPNITLN from the coding sequence ATGAAGAAAATCATTAGCTGGCTAATCGCTATCTGCGTGATAGGATTTATCGCCGTCTATGCGGGCGCTGCATTAGTAGTGAAATCCCGTAAAGCCCCGGAACCTGATAATGCGACCGCCATTACATACAATGATGAACTGATCGCGCGTGGTGAATATATTGCCCGCCTTTCAGATTGTGCAGCTTGCCATACAGTGCCGGGTGAAGCTGAATATAGCGGTGGTCTTGCGATGCAAACACCTTTCGGGGCAATCTACTCAACGAATATTACGCCGGATGCGGAAACAGGGATCGGTAACTATTCGCTCACAGAATTTATTAATGCGGTAAAACATGGGGTTCGTAAAGATGATTCGCCACTCTATCCGGCGATGCCTTATACCTCGTACACCATTATGCCGGATGAAGATATGGAAGCGCTCTATGCCTACTTTATGGAAGCAGTGCCGGCAGTGAAGAAAGCAAATGCACCGACCACATTCCCATGGATTGTGAGTATGCGTTGGCCGGTGGCTTATTGGCAATTACTCTTCTCTCCGATTCGGGATTTTGAACCTAATCCTGCATTGAGTGATATTGAAAATCATGGGGCTTATATTGTCGAAGGACCTGGGCATTGTGGTGCTTGCCATACGCCGCGTGGTCTTGCTTATGAAGAGAAAGCATTATCGAACAATTCAAATCTCTATCTCTCAGGAGCTGTGATTGATGGTTGGCGTGCAAAAAGCTTACGTGGCGAAGTGCAAGGCTTGAAATTATGGGATGAAGCTGAGATTGTGGAGTTCTTAAAAACAGGTCGTACGGATAAAGTGATTGCCTTTGGTGCAATGGCCGATGTAGTACAACATAGCTCGCAATATTGGAGTGATCAGGATCTTAATGCAACGGCGGCTTACTTAAAGCAACTCTCGCCGGCACCTAATAAGATGTTAGAGTTACCAAAGAAAGAGGATACAACAACCGATCTACTGCTCTCAGGTGAATATAGTGATCCTGGTGCCATTCTCTATGTTGAACATTGCTATGCATGCCATCGAGCCGATGGTGATGGTGTTCCTCGGATATTTCCAGCCCTGAATCTCAATAGTGCGGTATTAGCCAATAACGCTCATTCAGTGATTCAAGTCACCTTAGAAGGGGGCAAAATGCCAGATACACCGGCAGATCGTATGGCATTTACGATGCCGGCATTTAATCATCTAAGTGATGATGAGGTGGCTACGATTATCAACTTTATTCGTAATAGCTGGAATAACACAGCGCCGGAAGTTAAGCCAGAAGAGGTGGCTGAGATTCGTGAATTCTTACGCAATAAAGCGCCAAATATCACTTTAAACTAG
- a CDS encoding phosphomannomutase/phosphoglucomutase, giving the protein MTQLTAFKAYDIRGKLGEEITEELAYKVGRAYAEIYQPKTIAVGADIRLSSETLKQALIKGLTDAGVDVLDLGLTGTEEIYFAAANLDVGGGIEITASHNPIDYNGMKLVHENARPIGMASGLQAIHDLVVADQFTESTHKGAVKQYDILPEYVAHLLTYIDPKVIRPLKLVVNAGNGAAGHVIDALEAQFKALNIPLELIKIHHEPDGTFPNGIPNPLLVENRAVTRDAVLAHQADIGIAWDGDFDRCFLFDEKGQFIDGYYIIGLLAQAFLSQSPNEKIVYEPRLVWNTIDIVENMGGTPVQSKSGHAYIKEVMRQENAIYGGEMSAHHYFRDFAYCDSGMIPWLLLVELLSKTGQPLSELVEAMIAQFPCSGEINFTVKDSKATIEKILQHYRPQNPKLDTTDGISLDFGDWRVNVRSSNTEPLLRLNIETDQRKNPKPMAEYIAEVSQLITG; this is encoded by the coding sequence ATGACTCAACTTACCGCATTTAAAGCCTATGATATTCGAGGAAAACTCGGAGAAGAGATCACCGAAGAACTCGCCTATAAAGTAGGACGTGCTTATGCAGAGATCTATCAACCGAAAACGATTGCTGTAGGCGCTGATATTCGGCTTTCAAGCGAAACATTAAAACAAGCACTCATTAAGGGATTAACTGATGCCGGCGTTGATGTACTAGACCTTGGGCTAACCGGCACTGAAGAGATCTACTTTGCAGCGGCTAATTTAGATGTTGGTGGCGGCATTGAAATTACTGCAAGTCATAATCCGATTGATTATAACGGTATGAAACTGGTTCATGAAAATGCCCGCCCCATTGGTATGGCTAGTGGCTTACAGGCCATTCATGATTTAGTGGTTGCCGATCAATTCACCGAGAGCACACACAAAGGTGCTGTTAAACAATACGATATTCTCCCTGAATATGTTGCGCATCTTCTTACCTATATCGATCCGAAAGTCATTCGCCCACTGAAATTAGTCGTTAATGCCGGTAATGGTGCAGCAGGTCATGTAATCGATGCTTTAGAAGCGCAATTTAAAGCCCTCAATATTCCGTTAGAGCTGATTAAAATCCATCACGAACCCGATGGCACCTTCCCTAATGGGATTCCTAACCCTCTACTTGTAGAGAATCGGGCCGTAACACGAGATGCAGTTCTTGCTCATCAAGCCGACATAGGGATCGCTTGGGATGGCGATTTTGACCGCTGTTTTCTCTTTGATGAGAAAGGGCAATTTATCGATGGCTACTATATTATCGGTCTTTTAGCCCAAGCTTTTCTCTCACAAAGCCCGAATGAAAAGATTGTTTACGAACCACGTCTTGTCTGGAATACCATTGATATTGTGGAAAATATGGGTGGCACACCTGTACAGTCAAAATCAGGGCATGCCTATATCAAAGAAGTAATGCGTCAAGAAAATGCCATTTATGGTGGGGAGATGAGTGCTCATCACTATTTCCGCGATTTTGCTTATTGCGATAGTGGTATGATTCCTTGGCTCTTACTTGTTGAATTGCTTTCAAAAACAGGCCAACCGCTCTCAGAGCTCGTGGAAGCGATGATCGCTCAATTCCCTTGTAGTGGTGAGATCAACTTCACAGTTAAAGATAGCAAGGCGACCATTGAAAAAATCCTACAACATTATCGGCCACAAAACCCTAAGCTTGATACTACCGATGGTATCAGCCTTGATTTCGGCGATTGGCGCGTCAATGTCAGAAGCTCAAATACAGAACCTCTACTGCGCCTCAATATCGAAACCGATCAACGGAAAAACCCTAAACCAATGGCAGAGTATATCGCAGAAGTGAGTCAACTGATTACAGGGTAA
- a CDS encoding SWIM zinc finger family protein: MISTQQQIQQQYKSDIQEMKSWLSILTTPEKYRKGVQYYKDGRVLEFEMTKQPRKVSVVIAGSGKHYYQVKIDLERLTGRCDCPSDHPQQKCKHVIATIYALADDDYQPNKKLLLAYKHATEEDALFEDMQLKSMGRQNRSASAKNHALKRQLAELVRSKESTKLKYPKYLEKFFKEATDAEKLALLTYLLDTEKVTHSATKLWLESQTWDMKSVIAFVNKQKKGFARDFYGEKSEQLTQEIDTFFANVIHHIERNVNGIVEKCKLWLQILQLIYDELIYEGHNSVEIEDLYEVFALSMVTALETDPLEIKPIIEMALNRDANQAIWRALVSWGQEQARLLVLERIEFSNTRIIEGVEDNTYLQLSTLALIVMRPDLTMDDPFFYPVIAECDLISEKKRTYYYKLYYNRTGQMEKYLQYCDSISGDRIDRYEFLYLLESKQWEKVQLILDRVLSDRDYAINSRSVLTLQEAASLQQDLIEDYHPVKTAKDRELKKQSLLTLYELVTQHQNMSEADKAAFFWESGQYLQLLGYFKWFRTQSLLQNNYTFKSGQHKEPLVFYLRALSATRQTPEIQLLFKSLLMIEQDYLRECRSNNYEFTFEVVVACHKVGLIQEVQDFVHYCTEHYTRRKKLIEELQKFIK; the protein is encoded by the coding sequence ATGATAAGCACTCAACAGCAGATACAGCAACAATATAAGTCCGATATTCAGGAGATGAAATCTTGGTTATCTATTTTAACTACACCTGAAAAATATCGTAAAGGGGTGCAATATTATAAAGATGGGCGAGTGCTTGAGTTTGAGATGACTAAGCAGCCCCGGAAAGTCTCTGTTGTTATCGCTGGAAGTGGGAAGCATTACTATCAAGTTAAAATTGATCTAGAGCGTTTAACGGGGCGGTGCGATTGCCCTAGCGATCACCCTCAACAAAAGTGTAAGCATGTTATTGCTACGATCTATGCTTTAGCAGATGATGATTATCAACCGAATAAGAAATTATTGCTGGCTTATAAACATGCAACAGAAGAAGATGCTCTATTTGAGGATATGCAGTTAAAGAGCATGGGGAGACAAAATAGATCTGCATCTGCTAAAAATCATGCATTGAAACGGCAATTAGCAGAGCTAGTGAGATCAAAAGAATCCACTAAGTTGAAGTATCCAAAGTATTTGGAAAAGTTCTTCAAAGAAGCAACAGATGCAGAGAAGTTAGCACTCTTAACGTATTTATTAGATACCGAAAAAGTGACACATAGTGCAACCAAATTGTGGCTAGAATCGCAAACATGGGATATGAAATCAGTGATTGCATTTGTGAATAAACAGAAAAAAGGATTTGCCCGCGATTTCTATGGAGAGAAAAGTGAACAGTTGACCCAGGAGATTGACACTTTTTTTGCGAACGTCATTCATCATATAGAGAGGAATGTGAATGGTATTGTAGAAAAGTGCAAATTATGGTTACAGATATTACAGCTGATCTATGATGAGTTGATTTATGAAGGACATAATTCTGTAGAAATTGAAGATCTTTATGAGGTCTTTGCGCTTTCTATGGTTACGGCGCTAGAAACTGATCCACTTGAGATTAAGCCTATCATTGAAATGGCACTCAATCGAGATGCTAATCAAGCAATTTGGCGGGCTTTAGTGAGTTGGGGACAAGAACAAGCGCGTCTGTTAGTTCTAGAGCGGATAGAGTTCAGTAATACTCGGATAATAGAGGGGGTTGAGGATAATACATATCTTCAGCTATCCACTTTAGCGCTTATTGTTATGAGACCAGATCTCACGATGGATGATCCATTTTTTTATCCGGTGATTGCAGAATGTGACTTAATATCAGAGAAGAAGCGGACGTATTATTATAAGCTCTATTACAATCGTACGGGGCAAATGGAGAAGTATTTACAATATTGCGATTCTATTTCGGGAGATCGTATAGATCGGTATGAGTTTCTTTATCTGCTAGAGAGTAAGCAGTGGGAGAAAGTACAATTAATATTAGATCGAGTTTTGTCAGATAGAGATTATGCGATTAATAGTCGATCGGTATTGACACTTCAAGAGGCGGCATCTTTACAACAAGATTTGATTGAAGATTATCATCCTGTCAAAACTGCAAAAGATAGAGAACTTAAAAAGCAATCATTACTCACACTTTATGAGCTTGTAACACAACACCAAAATATGAGTGAAGCTGATAAAGCTGCGTTTTTTTGGGAATCAGGACAATATTTACAATTGTTAGGTTATTTTAAGTGGTTTAGAACGCAAAGTTTATTGCAGAATAACTACACTTTTAAAAGTGGACAGCACAAAGAGCCCCTCGTTTTTTATCTTCGCGCCTTATCAGCAACACGTCAAACGCCTGAGATACAGTTATTATTTAAATCCCTATTAATGATAGAACAAGATTATTTAAGAGAGTGTCGTAGTAATAATTATGAGTTTACATTCGAAGTGGTGGTGGCCTGTCACAAGGTAGGATTGATTCAAGAAGTACAAGATTTTGTTCACTATTGTACAGAGCATTACACACGACGTAAAAAACTCATTGAAGAGTTACAAAAGTTTATTAAATAG
- a CDS encoding capsular polysaccharide biosynthesis protein produces MIIAFSKGLKRKQLLLETVIGDSDQDIVVGWGNKPNTARARAYASKHHLPFITLEDGFLRSMGLGVSGDEPLSLVVDDLGIYYDASKTSRLEQLIIDHQALQPYLEEGARALALIREHHLTKYNYLPVGWPEALSLDTSKSQLLIIDQTFGDMSLQYGGVTPNTFIEMLAQAKKEHPESHIWIKIHPDVLAGKRAGHFTDLMPQLQQDPQITLLTEDIHPHSLLEKMDQIYVATSQMGFEALMLGKKVTTFGVPWYAGWGLTEDRHPNVLEEDFQSRRSERSLLALFTASYLQYCRYLNPYTGKRGTIFDVIDYLVMMKRREALIAGEIWCVGLSLWKRQIIRPFIQGYNNQLRFFRTPKQLQKAYQSLPIEARKPNVRLLLWGKKFPELAEWANRVQLSILRMEDGFIRSVGLGSNLVPPRSLVLDDLGIYFDASTPSRLEQILAESLFDPSLLQEAEQLQAALIANKMGKYNVGRQDCRLPNVVGKPILLVPGQVEDDASIQTGTRDIKTNLGLLTEVRRQNPHAYIVYKPHPDVVSGNRVGTIAEDEALRYADTIMDEVDIISLIEQSDELHTMTSLSGFEALLRGKEVSCYGVPFYAGWGLTEDRYTLENRRGRALTLSELIAGTLILYPTYLDLKTGKITNALSALQALTVEREAVKQGNTIHSNWPKRKWQQLKGLIQTLRW; encoded by the coding sequence ATGATTATAGCTTTCTCGAAAGGCTTAAAGCGTAAGCAGTTACTGCTAGAAACAGTCATAGGCGATTCTGATCAAGATATTGTCGTTGGCTGGGGGAATAAACCAAATACAGCGAGGGCAAGGGCTTATGCGAGCAAACATCATCTTCCTTTTATCACTTTAGAAGATGGTTTCTTGCGTTCTATGGGGCTAGGTGTCTCCGGCGATGAACCCCTCTCTTTGGTAGTAGATGATCTCGGAATCTATTATGATGCAAGTAAGACTTCAAGACTTGAACAGCTCATCATAGATCATCAAGCGCTACAACCTTATTTAGAAGAAGGGGCTCGGGCATTAGCGCTGATTCGAGAACACCATTTAACGAAATATAATTACTTACCTGTAGGTTGGCCAGAGGCGCTGTCACTTGATACAAGTAAGTCTCAGCTATTGATTATTGATCAAACCTTTGGGGATATGTCATTGCAATATGGGGGAGTGACACCGAATACTTTTATTGAGATGTTAGCGCAGGCTAAAAAGGAACACCCCGAGAGCCATATTTGGATTAAAATCCATCCTGATGTATTAGCAGGGAAACGGGCAGGGCATTTCACTGATTTGATGCCTCAGTTGCAGCAAGATCCTCAAATTACACTTTTAACCGAGGATATCCATCCTCATTCATTGCTTGAAAAGATGGATCAGATCTATGTTGCAACTTCGCAAATGGGATTTGAGGCATTGATGCTCGGCAAAAAGGTGACGACTTTCGGGGTGCCTTGGTATGCCGGATGGGGGTTAACGGAAGATCGACATCCTAATGTTTTAGAGGAAGACTTTCAATCTCGGAGGTCAGAGCGGTCATTATTAGCGCTTTTTACAGCGAGTTATTTACAATATTGTCGTTATCTGAATCCTTATACCGGCAAGCGTGGGACGATTTTTGATGTGATTGACTATTTAGTGATGATGAAACGGCGAGAAGCGCTTATTGCCGGGGAAATTTGGTGTGTGGGGCTCTCATTGTGGAAACGGCAAATTATCCGTCCTTTTATTCAAGGGTATAATAATCAATTACGTTTTTTTCGGACGCCGAAACAGCTACAAAAGGCTTATCAATCTTTGCCCATAGAGGCAAGAAAGCCAAATGTTCGTCTTTTACTATGGGGGAAAAAATTCCCTGAATTAGCGGAGTGGGCAAATAGAGTACAATTATCCATTCTTCGTATGGAAGATGGTTTCATTCGCTCGGTCGGATTGGGATCTAATCTTGTACCGCCTCGCTCCTTGGTATTAGATGATCTTGGAATCTATTTTGATGCAAGTACCCCCTCTCGTTTAGAGCAAATTTTAGCAGAATCTCTATTTGACCCATCACTATTACAGGAAGCTGAGCAGTTACAGGCAGCACTAATTGCCAATAAGATGGGGAAATATAATGTAGGTCGGCAGGATTGTAGGCTTCCAAATGTGGTAGGTAAACCGATTCTTTTAGTGCCAGGGCAAGTAGAAGATGATGCTTCAATACAGACAGGCACTCGGGATATCAAGACGAACTTAGGATTATTAACGGAGGTTCGCCGGCAAAATCCACACGCTTATATTGTCTATAAACCGCATCCTGATGTCGTGAGTGGTAATAGAGTAGGGACCATTGCCGAGGATGAAGCGCTGCGTTATGCTGATACTATTATGGATGAAGTTGATATTATTTCTCTGATAGAACAGAGTGATGAGCTTCATACTATGACATCGCTTTCAGGATTTGAGGCGCTACTCAGAGGTAAAGAAGTCAGTTGCTACGGCGTACCATTTTATGCAGGATGGGGATTGACAGAAGATCGGTACACTTTAGAGAATCGTCGGGGGCGGGCTTTAACATTATCCGAGTTAATAGCAGGGACATTGATTCTCTATCCAACCTACCTTGATCTTAAAACAGGAAAGATTACCAATGCATTGAGTGCATTACAAGCATTAACGGTGGAGAGAGAGGCAGTGAAACAAGGCAATACGATTCACTCTAATTGGCCTAAACGTAAGTGGCAACAGCTCAAAGGATTGATTCAAACTCTAAGATGGTAG
- the galE gene encoding UDP-glucose 4-epimerase GalE: MKILVTGGAGYIGSHTCIELLNAGFEVVVFDNLSNSSLESLRRVEALTHKTLTFIEGDIRDGVALDAVFNAHEIRAVIHFAGLKAVGESQEKPLIYFDNNIAGSVSLMEAMARAECFTMIFSSSATVYDEANISPLTEEMPTGMPSNNYGYTKLIVEQLLQKASKADPRWSIALLRYFNPVGAHPSGQIGEDPQGIPNNLMPFMTQVAVGMREKLYIFGDDYPTEDGTGVRDYIHVVDLARAHLSALQNRLEETGCRAWNIGTGNGTSVLEMKNTFEAVNQVTIPFEITDRRSGDVAISYADNRRAIVELGWKPQFALKEMLEDSWRWQKLNPKGYREE, translated from the coding sequence ATGAAAATTTTAGTAACGGGCGGTGCGGGATATATCGGTTCTCATACCTGTATTGAGCTCTTAAATGCAGGGTTTGAGGTGGTGGTTTTTGATAATCTCTCAAATAGTTCATTAGAATCGCTTCGTAGAGTGGAAGCATTAACCCATAAAACCTTGACCTTTATCGAAGGGGATATTCGAGATGGGGTGGCATTAGATGCGGTGTTTAACGCGCATGAGATTCGTGCGGTGATTCACTTTGCCGGGCTTAAGGCGGTGGGAGAGAGTCAAGAGAAGCCGCTTATCTACTTTGATAATAATATCGCCGGCTCAGTCTCCTTAATGGAGGCGATGGCACGGGCAGAGTGCTTTACTATGATCTTTAGTTCCTCGGCGACGGTTTATGATGAGGCCAATATATCGCCCTTGACAGAAGAGATGCCCACTGGAATGCCGTCAAATAATTATGGCTATACTAAGTTGATCGTAGAGCAGTTACTGCAAAAAGCTTCAAAAGCAGATCCACGCTGGTCGATTGCGCTTTTGCGTTATTTTAATCCTGTGGGTGCGCACCCAAGTGGGCAAATAGGGGAAGATCCGCAAGGTATTCCGAATAACCTGATGCCTTTTATGACACAAGTCGCGGTGGGAATGCGAGAGAAACTCTATATCTTCGGGGATGATTATCCTACAGAAGATGGAACCGGCGTTCGGGATTATATCCATGTGGTCGATCTTGCGAGGGCCCATCTATCTGCTTTACAGAATCGTTTAGAAGAGACAGGATGCCGAGCTTGGAATATCGGGACGGGGAATGGGACTTCTGTGTTAGAGATGAAAAATACCTTTGAAGCGGTCAATCAGGTGACGATCCCCTTTGAGATCACCGATCGCAGAAGTGGTGATGTGGCAATCTCCTATGCTGACAACCGCCGCGCCATTGTAGAGCTTGGTTGGAAGCCACAATTTGCCTTAAAAGAGATGCTAGAAGATAGCTGGCGCTGGCAGAAGTTGAACCCGAAAGGGTATCGGGAAGAATAA
- the pgi gene encoding glucose-6-phosphate isomerase, whose amino-acid sequence MKGCPLTQNSYFESLQQSAARFETTHLTQLFLKYPNRFHQLSFRLEELLVDFSKQRLDSSIVAQLQDLAIAAGLPEAIQTLFSETKINQSEGRVAMHWALRTPEQKLLTMGIDQSIARGIHQELEKMYALVEKIHQGQYRGATGEVITDVVNIGVGGSDLGPLMASYALSDFKVATEKPLRIHFVSTMDGSQLSELLHRLRPETTLFIISSKSFGTIDTLKNAETVRHWLDRHLGLSEAVLHNHFIGVSTNVPAMTQWGIAPDRQLLLWDWVGGRYSLWSCIGLPIALTIGVTEFKNFLAGAHLIDEHFQQAALAENLPALLALIGIWNSNFLDIQTHAVLPYDGRLKYFASYLQQLEMESNGKDITRESTRVDYTTCPIIWGEVGPNAQHAFYQLLHQGTQAVSADFIAPIHRYSDAQFTYSESAEALLEQHDLALANCFAQSRLLAFGNDALQEDATELPLYKQYQGNQPSTTLLIERLTPKTLGMLIALYEHKVFVQSVIWEINPFDQWGVEKGKEIANQLIPMIKGNQESLNMVDSSTRGLIQSLTIARNNQ is encoded by the coding sequence ATGAAAGGTTGCCCTCTAACACAAAATAGCTATTTTGAGTCTCTGCAACAATCCGCAGCGCGATTTGAGACGACTCATCTAACGCAGCTCTTTTTGAAATATCCGAATCGTTTTCATCAATTGAGTTTTCGTTTAGAAGAGCTCTTGGTGGACTTTAGTAAGCAGCGATTAGACTCCTCGATTGTGGCGCAATTACAGGATTTAGCCATTGCCGCCGGGTTGCCTGAAGCGATTCAAACACTCTTTTCTGAAACGAAGATCAATCAGAGCGAGGGACGGGTGGCGATGCATTGGGCGCTGAGAACGCCGGAGCAAAAACTGCTGACAATGGGGATTGATCAAAGTATTGCTCGGGGGATTCATCAAGAGTTAGAGAAGATGTATGCGCTGGTGGAGAAGATTCACCAAGGGCAATATCGGGGGGCTACCGGAGAAGTGATCACTGATGTGGTGAATATCGGCGTTGGGGGATCAGATCTTGGGCCCTTGATGGCAAGCTATGCACTCTCTGATTTTAAAGTGGCCACAGAGAAACCGCTTCGCATCCACTTTGTATCGACGATGGATGGCAGTCAATTATCCGAATTACTGCATCGACTTCGCCCGGAAACCACGCTCTTTATTATCTCTTCTAAATCCTTTGGAACCATTGATACGCTTAAAAATGCCGAGACAGTGAGGCACTGGTTAGATCGTCATTTAGGGTTATCGGAAGCGGTATTGCATAATCATTTTATCGGCGTTTCGACTAATGTGCCGGCAATGACACAATGGGGCATTGCACCGGATCGACAGCTTTTACTCTGGGATTGGGTTGGCGGACGCTATTCCCTCTGGTCTTGTATTGGTTTACCGATTGCCTTGACCATTGGGGTAACGGAGTTTAAAAACTTCTTAGCTGGTGCGCATCTGATAGATGAACATTTTCAACAAGCGGCATTAGCGGAAAACCTACCGGCATTATTGGCACTTATTGGGATTTGGAATAGTAATTTTCTTGATATTCAGACTCATGCGGTATTGCCTTATGATGGCCGCTTGAAATATTTCGCCAGTTACTTGCAACAGCTGGAGATGGAATCGAACGGGAAAGATATCACCCGAGAATCCACCCGAGTAGACTATACCACTTGTCCGATTATCTGGGGCGAAGTGGGGCCAAATGCACAGCACGCATTTTATCAATTACTCCATCAAGGTACTCAGGCGGTGAGCGCCGATTTTATTGCACCGATTCATCGATATAGTGATGCCCAGTTTACCTATAGTGAGAGTGCTGAAGCACTGCTTGAGCAGCACGATTTGGCGCTTGCCAACTGCTTTGCGCAATCTCGATTATTAGCTTTTGGTAATGATGCCCTACAAGAGGATGCGACAGAATTACCGCTCTATAAACAGTACCAAGGTAATCAGCCGAGTACCACGTTACTCATAGAGCGATTAACGCCGAAGACGCTTGGGATGTTGATCGCTCTTTATGAACATAAGGTCTTTGTGCAGTCGGTGATTTGGGAGATTAACCCCTTTGATCAATGGGGGGTTGAGAAAGGAAAAGAGATTGCAAATCAATTGATTCCGATGATAAAGGGTAATCAAGAATCTCTCAATATGGTAGACTCATCCACAAGAGGTTTGATTCAAAGCTTAACAATAGCGAGGAATAATCAATGA